In Oryzias melastigma strain HK-1 linkage group LG16, ASM292280v2, whole genome shotgun sequence, a single genomic region encodes these proteins:
- the cd4-1 gene encoding CD4-1 molecule: MKILIQHLIILIFMSKKAGADEVIIAVEGEDVTLRISKPSSDGYMYWFKDSTRIASTNSLGGKFVEESPLKGKLSVGDNFLLIKSIGANDFGQFKCQIKSSSPQQWLIVFNVIKLKVGRNPTGPLLPGTDTTLTCEVETPRGLAQIKTKLKTPDGKDFSKATNVIQATSQYSGQWTCVANDKKEVSISVPVMDFTPALPYHYTSENSPLLVPFSFSSGIQLDDIKNVTQKIEWFFTPKTSSVAKKLFSLSMTKPFKPEVDHGRNLKLSDVTKGNFSLCRNQGQKTDAGNYTCTITFRNGKTLNASRQFEVLEIIPSPGAQLTSGQQLKLSCTTGEPLPPDMQLKWVLPKTSPQLLTDQHSANLTFPEVRTADSGNWRCELWWNNISLVSAVITLQIEPILNTWQLVVVCIAGVILLVLLVLIVIRCRRHKQRRLRHQFCRCKNPQPKGFYRT; the protein is encoded by the exons ATGAAGATCCTCATCCAGCATTTGATTATTCTCATATTTATGTCCAAAAAAGCTG GGGCTGATGAAGTCATCATTGCTGTGGAAGGAGAGGACGTTACACTTAGAATCTCCAAACCAAGCTCTGATGGATATATGTACTGGTTCAAAGACAGCACTAGGATCGCTTCGACAAACAGCTTAGGAGGAAAGTTTGTGGAAG AATCACCCTTGAAAGGGAAGCTAAGTGTGGGTGATAATTTTCTGCTCATAAAAAGCATCGGAGCAAATGACTTTGGACAGTTCAAGTGTCAGATTAAGTCCAGCAGTCCACAACAATGGCTTATAGTGTTCAACGTCATCAAACTTAAAG tgggTAGGAATCCAACTGGCCCTTTGCTCCCAGGGACGGATACAACCCTGACCTGTGAGGTGGAAACTCCCAGAGGTTTAGCTCAgatcaaaacaaaattgaaaactCCTGACGGAAAGGACTTTTCTAAAGCGACGAATGTTATCCAAGCCACAAGTCAATACAGTGGACAGTGGACCTGTGTTGCAAACGATAAAAAAGAGGTCTCCATTTCTGTCCCAGTTATGG ACTTCACCCCAGCTCTCCCATATCACTATACATCTGAAAACTCCCCCCTCTTGGTGCCGTTCTCCTTCTCTTCTGGCATCCAGCTGGATGACATCAAAAACGTTACCCAAAAGATCGAGTGGTTCTTCACACCAAAAACATCCTCAGTCGCAAAGAAACTCTTCTCCCTGTCGATGACGAAACCGTTCAAGCCGGAAGTGGACCACGGAAGAAACCTGAAACTCTCAGACGTCACCAAAGGAAATTTTTCTTTGTGTAGAAATCAGGGACAAAAAACCGATGCGGGGAACTACACGTGCACCATAACATTTAGAAATGGCAAGACTCTGAACGCCTCAAGACAATTTGAAGTATTAGAAA TTATCCCTTCCCCGGGAGCTCAGTTAACCTCCGGCCAACAGCTCAAACTCTCCTGCACCACTGGCGAACCTCTGCCCCCTGATATGCAGCTGAAGTGGGTCCTTCCCAAAACAAGCCCCCAGCTGCTAACTGACCAACATTCAGCAAATCTCACTTTTCCAGAAGTGAGAACCGCCGATAGCGGAAATTGGAGATGTGAGCTGTGGTGGAACAACATAAGTCTGGTGTCGGCTGTCATAACGCTACAGATTG AACCCATTCTGAACACATGGCAGCTCGTGGTCGTGTGCATCGCAGGAGTCATCTTACTCGTCCTCCTTGTTCTCATCGTCATCCGCTGCAGACGTCAT AAGCAGAGGCGTCTCAGGCATCAATTCTGCAGATGCAAaaa CCCCCAACCCAAAGGATTCTACAGGACATAA